Sequence from the Oceanidesulfovibrio indonesiensis genome:
GTATGGGCGTCACGTTTTTCTGCATTAAATCCTGCGGATGCGCGTGGGGTAGCATCCGATCGAGGCCAAAGTATCCCAGCAGGCCAAAAACAAACATGCCGTAACCCAGCAGCGGAGACATGCCTTCCGTGCCCAGCGCGGCAGGCAGCATTTCCATCAGGGAGATAAGCAGCATGATCCCGGCCGCAAAGCCCAATGAAAAGGCCAGCACGCGGTTAGAGGGCTTTTGACCGAGCACGCCGAGGATCGCACCGATAA
This genomic interval carries:
- a CDS encoding ZIP family metal transporter, yielding MSVPLILTILAGAATFIGAILGVLGQKPSNRVLAFSLGFAAGIMLLISLMEMLPAALGTEGMSPLLGYGMFVFGLLGYFGLDRMLPHAHPQDLMQKNVTPI